One region of Prosthecobacter debontii genomic DNA includes:
- a CDS encoding class II fumarate hydratase: MNVRTEKDSMGEMEVPVNALYGASTQRAVLNFPVSGQPVPLSVIHAYGLIKWAAAKAHAELGLLSAARAQLIEQAALEVAEGRLDAHFVVDVYQTGSGTSTNMNVNEVIAHRASQMEGPAQGEVSIHPNDHVNMGQSSNDTFPTALHLAVGLAMARNLQPALMGLASSLKVKSREFWDVLKIGRTHLMDATPVRLGQEFQGYARQVELAVERVKKAVSAVLELPLGGTAVGTGLNRHPDFPGIVITLLAEKTNLPFREAADHFEAQAAKDALVEASGQIKTVATGLFKIANDIRWLGSGPQCAIGEISLPATQPGSSIMPGKVNPVMSESLMQVCARVFGNDATVTWCAANGNFELNVMMPALGAALLESIALLSRSVALFDERCIRGITANEQRCGQFIEHSMALITGLNSKIGYDQASIIAKESARTGISVRKLCQERLEDLGISQEELDEALDPARMCAPDASTVGASGG, encoded by the coding sequence ATGAATGTCCGCACTGAAAAAGACAGCATGGGCGAGATGGAAGTGCCTGTAAACGCACTGTATGGAGCATCCACTCAAAGGGCGGTCTTAAACTTCCCCGTGAGCGGCCAGCCAGTGCCTTTGTCCGTGATTCATGCCTACGGATTGATCAAATGGGCGGCTGCTAAGGCACATGCGGAGCTGGGGTTGCTCTCGGCTGCTCGGGCCCAGCTCATCGAGCAGGCGGCACTTGAGGTGGCCGAAGGGCGTCTGGATGCTCACTTCGTGGTGGATGTTTACCAGACCGGCTCTGGGACGAGCACGAACATGAATGTCAATGAAGTGATTGCCCATCGCGCCTCCCAAATGGAAGGCCCCGCACAAGGTGAAGTGTCTATTCATCCGAATGACCATGTAAACATGGGGCAGTCATCCAACGATACCTTTCCAACCGCTCTCCATCTGGCTGTGGGGCTTGCGATGGCGAGGAACCTCCAACCTGCTCTCATGGGATTGGCCTCCAGCTTGAAAGTCAAAAGCCGTGAGTTTTGGGACGTGCTGAAAATCGGGCGCACGCATCTCATGGACGCGACACCCGTTAGGCTGGGACAAGAATTTCAAGGCTATGCACGCCAAGTGGAGTTGGCTGTGGAGCGAGTGAAAAAAGCGGTATCGGCGGTGCTGGAATTGCCCTTGGGGGGCACAGCCGTGGGCACAGGTCTGAATCGACATCCGGACTTTCCGGGGATAGTGATCACTTTATTGGCAGAAAAAACCAATCTGCCTTTCCGAGAAGCGGCAGATCACTTTGAAGCCCAAGCTGCTAAAGATGCCTTGGTTGAAGCCAGTGGCCAGATCAAGACCGTCGCTACCGGATTGTTCAAGATTGCCAACGATATTCGTTGGTTAGGGTCTGGACCTCAGTGTGCCATTGGCGAGATCTCCTTACCGGCGACACAGCCAGGAAGCAGCATCATGCCTGGGAAGGTGAATCCCGTCATGAGTGAAAGCCTCATGCAGGTCTGCGCTCGTGTGTTTGGGAATGATGCCACCGTGACGTGGTGTGCCGCCAATGGGAATTTTGAGCTCAACGTGATGATGCCCGCTCTGGGAGCAGCACTTCTGGAAAGCATCGCCCTACTTAGCAGGTCCGTGGCTCTGTTCGATGAGCGCTGCATTCGAGGCATCACCGCCAATGAGCAGCGGTGCGGTCAATTCATCGAACACAGCATGGCGTTGATCACGGGGCTCAATTCCAAAATTGGTTACGATCAGGCTTCGATCATTGCCAAAGAGAGCGCACGCACGGGAATCTCCGTGAGAAAACTCTGTCAAGAGCGCTTAGAAGATCTGGGAATCAGTCAGGAAGAACTCGATGAAGCGCTGGACCCAGCACGAATGTGTGCTCCTGATGCGTCCACAGTGGGAGCTAGCGGCGGATAA
- a CDS encoding chemotaxis protein CheW yields MNRSLLAFSVANVRLGLDAMHVQEVVPSARLVTPPELPPLLRGFLSINHTLVPVIRLEKLVLPAPYSSDLPLRLTDRLVITRICGQNLAWVVGNDLELLPYRTRDLSPVPEDHVLNDCADSILPEEPPVILLNPEKLLLEAERLRIEQLRARELDRLTLITAPTPALQSA; encoded by the coding sequence ATGAATCGATCCCTGCTCGCTTTTTCAGTCGCGAATGTCCGTCTGGGGCTCGATGCCATGCATGTGCAGGAAGTGGTTCCTTCAGCCCGTCTCGTTACACCTCCCGAGTTACCACCCTTGTTAAGGGGATTTCTCTCGATCAATCACACGCTGGTGCCTGTGATTCGGCTGGAAAAGCTTGTCTTACCAGCCCCCTATTCTTCAGACCTGCCTCTGCGCTTAACGGATCGCTTGGTGATAACTCGAATCTGCGGTCAAAACTTGGCGTGGGTTGTAGGCAATGACTTGGAACTGCTGCCGTATCGCACCCGGGACCTGAGCCCCGTGCCAGAGGATCACGTCTTGAATGATTGTGCGGACAGCATCCTGCCTGAGGAACCTCCCGTCATTCTGCTCAACCCTGAAAAGCTGTTGCTCGAAGCCGAGCGTTTGAGGATAGAGCAACTCCGAGCTCGAGAACTTGACCGATTGACACTGATCACCGCTCCCACCCCAGCCTTGCAATCTGCGTGA
- a CDS encoding CheR family methyltransferase: MIIAAPKSQEWLSDPQFLPLKDWIIQRTGLSYYSSRETEFAAALERVFGQGKSRPSAGVLLSRIQSNASDLDALVEELTIGETFFFRHLEMFQALQSAVFPDILQRKAASKTLRIWSAGCSIGAEPYSIAILLREMLGMQFKDWSIQILGTDINRRFLRVAQAGAYDPWALRGMPPQILHHCFTQEGNKWRLTDRCRSGVTFRSHNLASDPFPNSPEGLAAFDLIICRNVMIYFDQAFIQKLAHQFHDSLSPGGWLAVGHAEPHTNTFRMFRTVNTKGAILYQRPTGGSEILESISTPAYPPPRTAWAPLPVTLPALEVASDRFSTPESPSPFLSESFLPKPDAAAESPPQSYPLEAAMQLADRGALLEALQACDTFLLNEPLSAAGHCCHGMILYQLSEWVAAERSIRRSLYLKRDLALAHYYLGLVQERQGHNAKKHYQNALDLLLDAQADDLVPLGQGLTVREFRSLLAMPETLAEAR, encoded by the coding sequence GTGATAATTGCTGCCCCCAAGTCACAGGAATGGCTGAGCGACCCTCAGTTTCTTCCCCTCAAAGACTGGATCATCCAACGCACTGGACTGTCTTACTACAGCAGTCGGGAGACGGAGTTCGCAGCCGCATTGGAGCGCGTCTTTGGTCAAGGGAAGAGCAGGCCCTCTGCCGGGGTGCTATTAAGCCGCATCCAATCGAACGCCTCCGATCTGGACGCCCTCGTGGAGGAACTCACCATTGGAGAGACCTTTTTCTTTCGTCACCTGGAGATGTTTCAGGCACTTCAAAGCGCAGTTTTTCCAGACATTCTCCAACGTAAAGCCGCCAGCAAAACACTGCGTATCTGGAGTGCAGGCTGTTCCATCGGAGCTGAACCTTACTCGATTGCTATTCTTCTTCGAGAGATGTTGGGCATGCAGTTTAAAGACTGGTCCATCCAGATTCTCGGCACGGACATTAACCGCCGTTTTTTGCGGGTGGCTCAAGCCGGGGCCTATGACCCCTGGGCACTGCGCGGCATGCCTCCGCAGATTCTCCATCACTGCTTTACTCAAGAGGGTAATAAGTGGCGTCTGACGGACCGCTGCCGATCTGGGGTGACCTTTCGATCCCACAACTTAGCCTCCGATCCCTTTCCCAACTCACCGGAAGGACTCGCAGCCTTTGATCTGATCATTTGCCGAAATGTGATGATCTATTTTGATCAGGCTTTCATCCAGAAATTAGCCCATCAGTTTCACGATAGCCTAAGCCCGGGAGGCTGGCTCGCCGTCGGCCACGCAGAACCTCATACGAACACTTTCCGAATGTTCAGGACGGTGAACACGAAAGGGGCCATCCTTTACCAACGGCCCACGGGGGGCAGCGAAATTCTAGAATCCATCTCCACCCCGGCATATCCACCTCCCCGAACTGCATGGGCTCCACTCCCGGTCACGTTACCCGCCCTCGAAGTCGCCAGCGACCGCTTCTCCACCCCTGAATCGCCGTCCCCATTTCTGTCGGAGAGCTTTTTACCGAAGCCTGACGCAGCAGCAGAATCTCCCCCCCAGTCTTACCCCCTGGAAGCCGCCATGCAGCTTGCGGATCGCGGGGCTCTTCTTGAGGCTTTGCAAGCTTGCGATACGTTTTTGCTCAACGAGCCCCTTTCCGCCGCAGGGCATTGTTGCCACGGGATGATCCTGTATCAGCTAAGCGAATGGGTGGCGGCTGAGCGGTCAATTCGCCGTAGTTTATATCTCAAACGCGATCTTGCTCTGGCACATTATTATCTCGGTCTGGTGCAAGAACGCCAAGGCCACAACGCCAAAAAGCACTACCAGAATGCTCTTGATCTCCTCCTTGACGCACAAGCGGACGATCTCGTCCCTCTTGGGCAGGGATTGACCGTCCGAGAATTTCGCTCCCTCCTCGCCATGCCAGAAACTTTAGCCGAAGCTCGCTAG
- a CDS encoding chemotaxis protein CheW — protein sequence MTETRDIDWHAVHEQLDASSRLLESSFQPPPEAVERILAERAEQLAHRRNLTPSAPATSRTLLLIEVGSYTAGIEIKWIQEVVNLERQPAPIPDAHELLLGVINIHNQMAALINPWLLMNEKPTTQYTFPQAVFLRHPHLNLAVGCTQALNLVELTEDAWQSDRLFLYGSERRPGVLLDIHHLVTSLENQQQHLI from the coding sequence ATGACTGAAACACGTGATATCGACTGGCATGCTGTGCACGAACAATTGGATGCCAGCAGCCGTTTATTAGAGAGCTCTTTTCAACCTCCGCCAGAGGCGGTTGAACGCATTTTAGCCGAAAGAGCGGAGCAACTCGCACATCGACGGAATCTAACGCCAAGCGCCCCTGCCACCAGCCGCACCCTTCTCTTGATCGAAGTCGGTTCTTACACGGCGGGGATCGAGATCAAATGGATCCAAGAAGTGGTGAACCTGGAGCGCCAGCCAGCCCCCATCCCCGATGCCCATGAATTATTGCTCGGGGTGATCAATATTCACAACCAAATGGCAGCTCTCATCAATCCTTGGCTATTGATGAATGAAAAGCCCACCACCCAATACACCTTCCCCCAAGCCGTGTTCCTCCGCCATCCCCATTTGAATCTGGCTGTGGGCTGCACCCAGGCGCTCAACTTGGTGGAACTCACTGAAGATGCTTGGCAGAGTGACCGTCTCTTTCTCTACGGCTCTGAACGCCGCCCTGGCGTGCTTCTCGACATTCATCATCTCGTCACTTCGTTGGAGAACCAACAACAACATCTGATTTAA
- a CDS encoding methyl-accepting chemotaxis protein encodes MSPTPRNPWSDLNVGIKLTFIPLFFILILAGVLYSTISTSRDQQGNIEIVEKVGRQRMLQQQHFATALLIIQNKTTRERLDYIRKAWLDGQKALTYGGPILVRLNYPETMDMPAAPSEYLRGLLQSQTQLINDSVQDIDRLITTAPDAAGYDELLNNLLAKEAEIQDLGIEIARGFTRHMEDQVEELIKTQSGVAAVAALLSFLFSWFIARSISQPLQSVVESANSIATGNLRISKLEVNSSDEIGRLGASFNNMLDNLKELSGQILNVTGNINSAAAEILASTQQQASSTKEQAATVHEISATMQEISQSGNEITDKAKQVAATAEATSAAGESGINAVKTTSRLMEGIRQQVEDVATRIVALSERTQAIGEIVSTVNEIAEQSNLLALNASIEAASAGEQGNRFAVVAGEMRNLAQRAKESTVQVGSILGEIQRGINSTVMMTEEAVKRSDSGKQQAEITEQTIHQMTRTTVESVHAFQQIIASTSQQQIGFDQVTQGMRDIRQATEQTAIGTSQLEKALANLNELSLQLRTAVSRYQV; translated from the coding sequence ATGTCCCCGACACCCCGAAATCCCTGGAGCGACCTTAACGTCGGCATCAAACTCACTTTCATCCCGCTCTTCTTTATCTTGATATTGGCAGGTGTGCTGTACTCCACCATTTCGACCTCCCGAGACCAGCAAGGTAACATCGAAATCGTCGAGAAAGTGGGCAGACAGCGCATGCTCCAGCAGCAGCACTTTGCAACCGCCCTCTTAATTATCCAAAACAAGACCACGCGTGAGCGCCTGGATTACATCCGCAAAGCGTGGCTGGATGGCCAGAAGGCCCTCACCTACGGGGGCCCCATTTTGGTCCGCCTCAATTATCCTGAAACCATGGATATGCCTGCCGCCCCATCGGAATATCTGCGCGGGCTCCTTCAGTCTCAGACTCAGCTCATCAATGATTCCGTCCAGGACATCGATCGTCTTATCACAACGGCCCCCGATGCAGCGGGATACGATGAACTGCTGAACAATCTGTTGGCCAAGGAAGCGGAAATCCAAGATCTCGGAATTGAGATCGCCAGAGGTTTTACCCGCCACATGGAAGACCAGGTGGAGGAACTCATCAAAACCCAAAGTGGAGTGGCCGCCGTCGCTGCGCTTCTAAGTTTCCTCTTCAGTTGGTTCATCGCCCGTAGCATCAGCCAGCCGCTGCAGAGTGTGGTGGAGTCAGCCAATAGCATCGCTACGGGCAATCTGCGCATTTCGAAATTGGAGGTGAACAGCAGCGACGAGATCGGCCGACTCGGAGCCTCTTTCAATAACATGCTCGACAACCTGAAAGAGCTGAGTGGTCAGATCCTCAATGTGACAGGGAACATCAACTCGGCCGCCGCAGAAATCCTGGCCTCCACTCAGCAGCAAGCCTCCAGCACCAAAGAGCAAGCCGCGACCGTCCATGAAATTTCCGCGACCATGCAGGAGATCAGCCAATCTGGCAACGAGATCACCGATAAAGCCAAACAGGTGGCCGCCACCGCTGAAGCCACCTCCGCCGCAGGTGAATCCGGCATCAACGCTGTGAAAACGACCAGCCGCTTGATGGAAGGCATTCGCCAGCAGGTGGAAGACGTGGCCACCCGGATTGTGGCGCTGAGCGAACGCACGCAGGCCATTGGTGAAATCGTCAGCACCGTCAATGAAATCGCCGAACAGTCCAACCTGCTCGCACTCAACGCCAGCATCGAAGCTGCTTCGGCTGGGGAACAAGGCAACCGCTTTGCCGTTGTGGCCGGGGAAATGCGCAATCTGGCACAGCGGGCTAAAGAGAGCACCGTTCAGGTAGGATCGATCCTGGGCGAGATCCAGCGTGGCATCAACAGCACGGTCATGATGACTGAGGAAGCGGTCAAACGCTCCGATTCCGGCAAACAGCAAGCCGAGATCACCGAACAAACGATTCATCAGATGACGCGGACCACGGTGGAGAGTGTGCACGCCTTTCAGCAAATCATTGCCTCCACCAGTCAGCAGCAGATCGGTTTTGACCAGGTCACGCAAGGCATGCGGGACATTCGCCAGGCCACCGAACAAACCGCCATCGGAACCTCCCAACTCGAAAAAGCCTTGGCCAACCTCAACGAATTGAGCCTGCAACTGAGAACGGCCGTCAGCCGCTATCAAGTTTAA
- a CDS encoding hybrid sensor histidine kinase/response regulator, producing the protein MSDSDLHQRVLAAFQTEFKEQMQVIRAMLAAWPAVSAALLDDAFRMAHSMKGSARVCDLQEVETIAHHLESLLSDLTQEEATFSAELKREIEAQANAAEDTMAAAMERELAPTSASDQASPKPTASQSTLHLETSLLDDLVQSSGLVLSEASRQESLSEDLDGLSTELERLRKLLHLDRHEPGDLRYHIREAGKHLQQIRDRQRRGSRTLRVLSSQLQEHVNRICLVPISSVFEGFPKMMRDLTNEAGKPIRFTMTGTELQADRMVLQALKDPVMHALRNAVSHGIESPQRRRQAGKAEEGDVRLDLQIENSLLCLTLTDDGQGVDVDRVKQKALQAGLITHAELPELSSEAITDLIFSSGLTTTHEVTRVSGRGMGLSIVRERVAQFQGDVTMTSEPGLGSRLEIRIPVSISARRLLLFKACGHLFALPLSALKVLLRVNDIHLVDGRSVVFWEGTSIQVTTASEAAGKPPSILRDGEGQILLAVLEGQRPIALHVESFLGEIRALIRPLPFPASLSPHFSGGIVTDEGSIILVLNPQTLVDRCRAVPLPEETPATTAPVALRQATVLVVDDSFTARTLQKSILETAGYHVRTAEDGRAALNILHSGGISLVVSDVQMPHLDGFQLLSTMKAQPALTQIPVILVTSLSKNEDQERGLALGADAYIVKERFDHQELLRVVRQLV; encoded by the coding sequence ATGTCAGACTCTGATCTCCATCAGCGGGTGCTCGCCGCTTTTCAGACTGAGTTCAAAGAACAGATGCAGGTGATCCGTGCGATGCTGGCCGCTTGGCCTGCTGTGTCCGCCGCCCTGCTGGACGATGCTTTTCGGATGGCCCACAGCATGAAGGGAAGTGCAAGAGTATGTGACCTCCAAGAGGTCGAAACGATCGCCCATCATCTCGAGAGCCTGCTCTCTGACTTGACCCAAGAAGAGGCCACTTTCTCCGCAGAATTGAAGCGGGAAATTGAAGCTCAGGCCAATGCTGCGGAAGACACCATGGCCGCCGCCATGGAACGTGAACTGGCTCCGACCTCGGCCAGCGATCAAGCTTCTCCCAAGCCCACAGCGAGTCAAAGCACCCTCCACCTTGAAACCTCCTTGCTAGATGACTTAGTGCAGTCTTCCGGCTTGGTTCTTTCCGAAGCTAGCCGTCAGGAATCCCTGAGCGAAGATCTGGATGGGTTATCCACGGAACTCGAGCGTCTGCGCAAGCTCCTACACCTAGACCGCCACGAGCCAGGAGATCTGCGCTATCACATCCGAGAGGCTGGGAAACACCTTCAACAGATCCGCGACCGACAGCGCCGTGGGAGCCGGACTCTCCGAGTGCTCAGCAGTCAGCTTCAGGAACACGTGAATCGCATCTGTCTCGTGCCGATCAGCTCGGTCTTCGAAGGCTTCCCCAAAATGATGCGCGACCTCACCAATGAGGCTGGTAAGCCCATCCGCTTCACCATGACAGGCACGGAGCTCCAAGCGGACCGCATGGTTCTCCAAGCGCTCAAGGATCCGGTAATGCATGCACTCCGCAACGCGGTTTCACACGGTATCGAATCTCCCCAGCGACGACGTCAGGCAGGAAAAGCCGAAGAAGGCGACGTGCGCTTGGATCTTCAAATCGAAAATAGTTTGTTATGCCTGACGCTTACGGACGACGGGCAAGGCGTGGATGTCGACCGGGTGAAGCAAAAAGCACTCCAAGCAGGACTCATCACCCATGCTGAGCTGCCAGAACTGTCTTCAGAGGCCATTACCGATCTAATTTTCAGTTCAGGCCTCACCACCACCCACGAGGTCACCCGAGTTTCAGGCCGAGGCATGGGTCTCTCCATCGTTCGTGAAAGAGTGGCTCAGTTTCAGGGAGATGTGACCATGACCTCTGAGCCTGGCCTGGGTAGCCGACTTGAAATTCGCATCCCGGTCAGCATCTCTGCGCGGCGTCTGCTGTTGTTCAAAGCATGCGGGCATCTTTTTGCCCTCCCGCTCAGTGCTTTGAAAGTATTGCTGCGTGTGAACGACATTCATTTGGTGGATGGACGAAGCGTGGTCTTCTGGGAAGGCACCTCAATCCAAGTCACCACAGCCTCCGAAGCCGCAGGGAAACCACCGAGCATCTTGCGAGATGGGGAAGGCCAAATTCTGCTGGCTGTATTGGAAGGTCAGCGGCCTATTGCCTTGCATGTGGAGTCCTTTTTGGGAGAGATTCGTGCCCTAATTCGGCCCCTCCCCTTCCCGGCGTCACTGTCTCCTCACTTTTCAGGGGGCATCGTCACTGATGAAGGCTCCATCATTCTCGTTCTCAATCCTCAGACCCTCGTGGATCGCTGTCGAGCAGTTCCCCTTCCGGAGGAAACCCCTGCCACGACTGCACCTGTGGCGCTTCGGCAAGCCACCGTGCTAGTCGTTGACGACTCCTTCACCGCGCGGACGCTGCAAAAAAGTATTTTGGAAACGGCTGGTTATCATGTCCGCACAGCGGAAGATGGCCGGGCTGCATTAAACATTCTACATAGTGGGGGCATTTCTCTCGTCGTCAGCGATGTACAGATGCCCCACCTGGATGGATTCCAACTGCTCTCGACGATGAAAGCCCAACCCGCACTGACTCAAATTCCCGTCATTTTGGTCACCTCATTGAGCAAGAACGAAGATCAGGAGCGCGGGCTGGCACTCGGAGCGGACGCTTATATCGTGAAAGAGCGCTTCGATCATCAAGAGTTACTCCGAGTGGTACGTCAGCTTGTTTGA
- a CDS encoding chemotaxis protein CheB, producing MKKVTVMIVEDSRTVSEFLEHIINRDPRLQVVANVRSAEDALETLPQVKPDIISLDIRLPGMNGFEATQRIMNEFPTPIVVVSSDVQDDELNISMNALRAGALAVVQKPVGLKHSDYESLATELCTKLVLMSQVRVIRQRYRTFTPPQEPRPATAPLAQESPPSSGPPRVLGLVASTGGPNAIVQVLSSLGQSFEAPILLVQHITPGFVRGFVTWLNDVLPAFHVVEAQHYMPLQPRTIFVAPAGKHLAYAEPFQCHLLDLPPIGAQKPSGTILFRSLSRLGGSAAGVLLTGMGEDGALGLREMREAGAYTIAEDESTATVYGMPAAAVKLGATSAVLPLGQIAPRLITLFNPGLHPHAP from the coding sequence ATGAAGAAAGTGACCGTCATGATTGTCGAGGACTCGCGAACCGTCAGCGAGTTCCTTGAGCATATCATCAATCGTGATCCAAGGCTGCAAGTGGTGGCCAATGTCAGGAGTGCTGAAGACGCGTTAGAGACGCTGCCTCAGGTCAAACCCGACATCATCTCTCTTGATATTCGGTTACCCGGCATGAACGGTTTTGAAGCGACACAGAGGATCATGAACGAGTTCCCGACACCCATCGTCGTGGTCTCCTCGGATGTCCAAGATGACGAACTCAACATTTCCATGAACGCACTCCGTGCCGGTGCGCTAGCTGTAGTGCAAAAGCCTGTGGGGCTGAAACATTCTGATTACGAAAGTCTGGCTACTGAACTCTGCACCAAGCTAGTCCTCATGAGCCAAGTGCGCGTGATCCGGCAGCGATATCGCACCTTCACCCCCCCTCAAGAGCCCCGCCCTGCAACCGCTCCCCTGGCTCAGGAAAGTCCACCTTCTAGCGGTCCCCCACGTGTGCTGGGCCTCGTAGCCTCCACCGGAGGTCCAAATGCCATCGTGCAGGTTTTAAGTTCACTCGGCCAGTCGTTCGAAGCCCCCATCCTGCTGGTCCAACACATCACCCCAGGGTTTGTCCGCGGTTTCGTCACCTGGTTGAACGATGTATTGCCAGCCTTTCATGTCGTGGAAGCCCAGCATTACATGCCCCTGCAACCCCGCACCATCTTTGTGGCACCTGCAGGAAAACATCTGGCTTACGCCGAGCCCTTTCAATGTCACCTTCTGGATCTACCGCCGATTGGAGCCCAAAAGCCCTCTGGAACGATCTTGTTTCGCTCCCTCAGTCGCTTGGGAGGATCGGCGGCAGGTGTTCTTCTGACAGGCATGGGTGAGGACGGCGCCCTCGGCCTCCGCGAGATGCGGGAAGCGGGCGCTTATACCATTGCAGAAGACGAATCCACCGCCACCGTTTACGGCATGCCTGCGGCTGCGGTCAAATTGGGTGCCACCAGCGCTGTTCTACCTTTAGGTCAGATCGCTCCGAGACTTATCACTTTATTCAATCCAGGTCTTCATCCTCACGCCCCATGA
- a CDS encoding response regulator, whose amino-acid sequence MTEPTYHVMLVEDSTTQAISLTALLESEGWKVTWVSSAEKAFSALREDRPDLVLLDYHLPGMRGDEVCRRIRMNVDTRRLPVVMLTSQEGQQVSGLDSGADDFVAKSTDPKVLLLRLRTLLQKAGSRERIIASNDQDLFRDVHLLAIDDSPIFLECLAHELRDEGYKLETAMDAEAGLRRLKETRFDGVIIDLIMPRIDGFEVCRRVNEFRRNSPFSLISILLTGADSTENLSKALDAGADDFVGKSNDFSILKGRIRALLRRKFFAEENARIIQEFKAKEMEALRERAAKEAAESRAALVEELEARTEELNRSREELRRANTAKDQFLAMLSHELRTPLTPVLAVVEERCQDDRLTEDLKKDFQMIRRNVMLETHLINDLLDLTRITQGKLEIHQESVNLQRIIAEVVEMCSSSRRPLAQIIVHPFKGDSTLWADRVRLTQVIWNLLQNAIKFTPADGQIEIRLTHRQLEADVPQLTLEITDTGIGIEPDKLERIFDAFQQESRETTRAFGGLGLGLAISRAIVELHQGHLTARSEGLHRGSTFSLVLPCDQKSASTQVSPQPKTVSEDTSAGFPSLRILLVEDHSDTRETLARMLRRRGHEVHLATTVATAKQVGAELADLEVLISDFGLPDGDGLDVLQAIRPSHPAVNAIILSGFGMEDDVAKTRAAGFAHHLTKPVEFAKLEEAIRTS is encoded by the coding sequence ATGACTGAGCCCACCTATCATGTGATGTTGGTGGAAGACTCCACGACTCAAGCCATCAGCCTAACAGCTTTACTCGAAAGTGAAGGTTGGAAGGTCACTTGGGTCTCAAGCGCCGAAAAGGCCTTTTCTGCACTCCGCGAAGACAGACCCGATCTCGTCCTGCTAGACTACCATCTGCCAGGCATGCGCGGAGATGAGGTATGCCGCCGCATTCGGATGAATGTCGATACCCGTCGCCTGCCTGTGGTGATGCTAACCTCCCAAGAAGGCCAGCAAGTATCTGGACTCGATAGCGGTGCCGACGACTTCGTCGCCAAATCCACGGATCCGAAAGTTCTCTTGTTAAGGCTGCGCACCCTCTTGCAAAAAGCCGGTTCTCGAGAGCGCATCATTGCCTCCAATGATCAAGATCTCTTTCGCGATGTTCATCTTCTAGCCATCGATGACAGCCCCATTTTCCTGGAATGCCTAGCCCACGAGCTTCGCGACGAAGGTTATAAACTGGAAACGGCGATGGATGCGGAAGCAGGTCTGCGACGACTCAAAGAGACTCGCTTCGATGGGGTCATCATCGATCTCATCATGCCACGCATTGACGGCTTCGAGGTGTGCAGACGTGTGAATGAATTTCGTCGGAACTCTCCCTTTTCGCTCATTTCCATCTTATTGACGGGGGCGGACTCCACAGAGAATCTTTCCAAAGCCCTGGATGCCGGCGCGGATGACTTCGTTGGCAAGTCGAATGATTTTTCGATCCTGAAAGGCCGCATCCGGGCATTGCTCAGGCGAAAATTCTTTGCCGAAGAAAACGCTCGCATCATTCAGGAATTCAAAGCTAAAGAGATGGAGGCCCTTCGTGAACGAGCGGCTAAAGAAGCGGCCGAGTCTCGAGCAGCTTTGGTGGAAGAGCTTGAAGCCCGGACCGAGGAGCTCAATCGCTCACGCGAAGAATTGCGCCGAGCCAACACGGCCAAAGATCAGTTCCTGGCGATGCTGAGCCATGAGCTCCGCACACCTTTGACGCCCGTGCTTGCCGTTGTTGAAGAACGCTGCCAGGATGATCGCCTAACAGAGGATTTAAAAAAGGACTTCCAGATGATCCGCCGCAACGTGATGCTGGAAACGCATCTCATCAACGATCTGTTGGACCTTACCCGGATCACGCAAGGCAAGCTGGAGATCCATCAGGAATCCGTGAATCTGCAACGCATCATCGCCGAGGTTGTAGAGATGTGCAGCTCTTCCCGCCGACCGCTTGCCCAGATCATCGTGCATCCTTTCAAAGGGGATTCGACGCTTTGGGCAGATCGCGTGAGGCTCACTCAAGTCATCTGGAACCTCCTGCAAAACGCCATCAAATTTACCCCGGCGGACGGGCAGATCGAAATTCGCCTGACGCATCGTCAGCTTGAGGCCGACGTTCCCCAATTGACCTTAGAAATCACGGACACCGGTATCGGTATTGAGCCCGATAAACTAGAGAGGATCTTTGACGCATTCCAGCAAGAGAGCCGAGAAACCACGCGCGCTTTTGGTGGATTAGGCCTGGGGCTGGCCATCAGCCGTGCTATCGTGGAATTGCATCAGGGCCATCTCACCGCCCGTAGTGAAGGACTTCATCGAGGGTCCACCTTTTCCTTGGTGCTACCATGTGATCAAAAATCTGCTTCGACGCAGGTATCACCTCAACCCAAAACTGTCAGTGAGGACACGTCAGCCGGTTTTCCGTCCTTGCGGATTCTCTTGGTGGAGGATCACTCAGATACTCGGGAGACCCTTGCACGCATGCTCCGCCGTCGTGGACACGAGGTGCATTTGGCAACGACGGTCGCGACCGCGAAGCAGGTCGGGGCTGAACTTGCAGATTTAGAGGTTCTCATCAGTGACTTCGGCCTGCCGGACGGTGATGGCCTTGATGTACTGCAAGCGATTCGCCCCTCGCACCCAGCGGTCAATGCGATCATCCTAAGCGGTTTCGGTATGGAAGACGACGTGGCCAAAACACGCGCTGCCGGCTTTGCCCACCATCTGACGAAGCCCGTCGAATTCGCGAAGCTCGAGGAAGCCATTCGTACTTCATAA